A section of the Parasteatoda tepidariorum isolate YZ-2023 chromosome 6, CAS_Ptep_4.0, whole genome shotgun sequence genome encodes:
- the LOC107442590 gene encoding sialin-like — MTADQKLPIPWKHVLRSLPVWTVAFSIFTSAWGFLTLLTKLPTYLQVVLHIPIENNGLINSMIYLCSSITLFLTGYASDYLRTKKRFSATNVRKGFQLFAMIGPAVCMSLITLMGCNHVLVIFLLIAAMSFQGFGGGGINSITADMAPHHAATLFGIVNSIGSISGIFAPMVAGVLLEQKNSSIQQWGSVFYISAGLNVAGGIAFLLFASAERQPWAKVPEIDKTVDSKHIQQSSSKQDIDNSTKYGAMS; from the exons ATGACGGCAGATCAAAAA ttgcCCATACCTTGGAAACATGTTCTACGCAGCCTACCAGTTTGGACTGTcgcattttctatttttacatcAGCTTGGGGCTTCCTGACATTGTTAACCAAACTTCCAACTTATTTGCAAGTGGTGCTACACATACCAATTGAAAAc aatgGTCTGATAAACTCAATGATTTACCTATGCTCCAGCATTACACTATTCCTCACTGGATATGCATCAGATTATTTGCGAACGAAGAAGCGTTTTTCCGCAACAAATGTCAGAAAAGGTTTTCAACTATTTG caatgatAGGACCAGCAGTGTGTATGTCTTTGATAACCCTAATGGGTTGCAATCATGTTTTAGTTATCTTCCTCTTGATTGCAGCCATGAGTTTTCAAGGTTTTGGTGGAGGAGGTATCAATTCGATCACAGCTGACATGGCTCCTCATCATGCTG cgACACTTTTTGGAATAGTGAACAGCATTGGTAGCATATCTGGTATATTTGCACCAATGGTTGCTGGAGTTCTTCTGGAACAAAAA aacTCCAGTATACAACAGTGGGGATCAGTTTTTTACATATCAGCAGGTCTCAACGTTGCGGGTGGAATAGCTTTCCTCTTATTTGCATCAGCTGAACGACAACCATGGGCTAAAGTGCCTGAAATTGATAAAACAGTGGATTCTAAACACATACAACAATCGAGCAGCAAACAAGATATTGATAACAGCACAAAATATGGCGCCATGTCTTGA
- the LOC139425911 gene encoding sialin-like: protein MTELTEPSQKCYLPTRFVLSFLVFWATVLLYAHKVCLSVTIVAMVNQSAFEQPNKTFESDNTCGVSDDDNSTPPEKQGNYMWSPYTQGVILGAYFYGYIFTQVFGGRLSEMAGGKWPLGLSILIASLLTLVTPFAADVGVLAIVILRVVMGLVHVSIVRQPYGKPCVFIFIRLAKKS from the exons ATGACTGAGTTGACGGAGCCATCACAAAAAT gttACCTACCTACCCGCTTTGTGCTTTCTTTTTTGGTCTTCTGGGCCACGGTTTTATTGTACGCTCATAAAGTTTGTTTAAGTGTGACAATTGTAGCGATGGTCAATCAATCTGCATTTGAACAACCGAACAAAACATTCGAGTCAGATAATACGTGTGGAGTATCCGACGATGACAATAGTACTCCCCCAGAGAAACAG GGCAACTATATGTGGAGTCCATATACTCAAGGTGTTATTTTAGGAGCCTACTTCTATGGATACATTTTCACGCAAGTATTTGGAGGCAGACTCTCTGAAATGGCCGGTGGCAAATGGCCACTTGGACTCTCTATTTTAATTGCATCTCTACTCACGTTGGTCACTCCATTTGCAGCAGATGTAGGAGTCCTTGCAATTGTAATCCTCCGGGTGGTAATGGGACTCGTACATGTGAGTATTGTTAGGCAACCTTACGGCAAACCTTGCGTTTTCATTTTCATTCGGTTAGCAAAGAAAAGTTAA